AAAACAtattgaaagtgtttttttacatttatgccAATGTATGCCCTAATTCAAGAAGACATTTCATTATTAGAAACATAATTCAATTCACAGAAGTACAAACGTACTACAGTACAAAACGAACATAAATGGTATCCAAATATGCACATGGTAATTATAACATTACAGggtaaaaatatacatttacctTTTCCAGCAAGAGAGTAGGTGTTTCTAAAATACTCTCATTGACCTCGAGAAGACGGCCCCGGATGCAGCTAAAAAGATTATAGATTTGTGTGACTGACCATGACGTAAAAGCATGTGGAATGTATGCCTAGAAAAACTATTATCTCACCTGTAGATTGTGTATTCAGTTTCATCCATGCATGTTATCCTACACAGAGGTGCGAAATCAGTAACAAACTGACCGCCCTATAATGGGAATAAAATGATTGAGAGCCAAACTCAACACAAGTACACACGTATGCACATAATCCAGAATCATCTGTAGCTTTATGAATTATGAATTTACCCGCTTGGACTTTCCAGACACTTTATTGTTCAGCCGACTGCAGCAGTTACTGATCTGGTAATTGATGCTTTTGATTGCCCGTCCATTCTGAAGAATCGGGTGAGTCTCTGCTAACGTGACAACGCATAGTCTGCagagaacaaacacaaaatcaaaaGTTAACAATATGAGTGTATGTAGGCCTTAGTCACTTATATTGAGTGTAATAGAGGTACATTTAAGATGCACATTTTAATATGGAATATCAAACTTAACATTCAAAATGGGCACAGgatagggctgggtgatatggagaaagtcaaatcaaaaaaaaaatatatatatttttgaccaaatacctcgatatcgataccgcaacgatagtagtgttgactattggtgctttcacataatatttacacaatgagattttagataaataatcatcagtaatgtggatataatgactaagtgggtaaaggtaaataatagaataatagaacagtctggtaagttcagaaaatgacatcactttactgtaatgcagcctttaaaaccaggaaaagacaacacttatgccatattacgatatccaaaatctaacaCAAtctctagtctcatatcacgatgtcgatatatcgcccagctctagcacaggaaataaaaaaataagaaaccCATGTGCACTGTAAAAATGCAATCAACTTTCCTGTAATATCACTTTTTTGTGAGGCTTATACTTATTGAAGCCGtactttgtgttgttgttttatgttatttattaaggtattttgttttttaaatattttagtttGTAGTTTGTAATTTGTAAATCTTACTATAACGTTACTACTAAACGCCTCTGTCAACCAAACGGAATATTTCCCAGGGAGTTGCGCACGTGTCTCTATTAATAGTCACTCAGCATATACTTAATTACCTTTAATAATAATGACGTTTTGTAATTATCACCACCTGGTGTAGATTTCACTGTTTAACGCTACCCATCACACCCCTGATAACGTTACCTGTTTGAATGCTGCAGGATGCAGTGGTCCTCACACGGTTTCCCCTTCATAtctaaataaaacaacagaCATTTGAACTGAATGCATTATCCTGGGTAATTATGTAAATATTTAGTGCTCTCGCCACCTAAGGTCTCAAgcttaactaacgttagctgacttAGCCGCCGGACAGCTAGCTAACATAACATAAGACACGTTTAGGTGACGTTTTATTTACCGGCTCTGAACCATCGTGTGTAATATCGGTCGATAACTGAAGGCGCTGTCGCTTCTGTGTCTTTCTGCTCCACGCAGTCCATCACAAGTGTTCACAACACAGGTTACAAGATAAATACTTAATTTACAGCAAAGCTCGTCCACTACTTTGCGTGACGGACATTAAATGGTGTGACAACAGGCGGTCCGTCCCTCAAACAAATCCGAAGGTTTTAGAGCACCAAGACCGTTCCGGAGATTATTTTCGTTTGTGGGCGATTGTAGAGGCGAATCTGACTTTAGAAAAGTGCAATACATCAAAGAAAATGTTTCTCTTGTACAATAATGAACTATAAATTATACGATTATTTTCGAAAATGTAAGTATAGATGCATAGGAGAAGAACCGGGCATCTGTCGGTTAGACTGTTCTACCGTTAACGTCAGCTAAGGTAATTTAAAACTTAATTATTTTACCATCACCATGTAATTTAGTTAATCTAACCTGGATCTGAATCTCTATCTGCTGTCGCATTCACATCAGCCGTGTGGACATTTGAAGGCTCTAAATTAATCATCTGCTAAAAGTAGTGAGAGTAATTCTCTTTTCTCTAGACAGGTAAGCAAAGATTTTCTAAGGTTGGCTTTGATTGTTAGCGTTGtaaacatttcaaaagcatTTCTTGCTCTGCCTTTTTCAACTTTTATAAGTTTCGTAGCTAGATATTGTCAATTGACACTGCATCCGGACTACAGAGATTTAGGGGCCCGAGACCTCACTCAACATGTATAATATTTCAACAGTAGCAATATCAACTGAAATAAGGTCCTTAAGGCTGCTCCTGCATTATTATTTGTCTGGTAACGTTACTTGTCttatagagcagtggttcccaaacttttccATAAAGTcacctaaactgacacaaattagaccacagacACCCATTTGGTAAGATTTTGTCCCtgggttatttttttattttattatataaagtGAAACCCATGACCACAATAgccattgtgttacttatggatggaattaaaATGAACCCCCTGGAACCCCCTCAAGGAGCCCTGGGGCTGCCTGGACCTCACTTTAGGAACCACTGTTGTAGAGAGGCCCTATGTTAAAAatcttgtaaaaacaaacagtgtTTAAACAAATGACCACAAACAGGGGTCAATAACAATGTTTTtcactttgcatttttttttgggcCCTGTAGCAGGGTCAAGCGATCATGCTCATGCTGTTGAATGCTGTAGTGTTGGTTGCTACCTGGGACACATTGTGAGAACAGTTATTCCATATTGTCCACTAGGTGGCAGACTACTGCCAACAACTGCAGTGTACTGTACAGTCATGTGATTTACCTCTACACATGCAAAGGACATCAAcgtttattaaaatgtaaatactctGCATGATGCTGGTACATCTCCATATATTTGAACTAAATTAGAATATccagtaaacattttcacatttaattatgcATTTGTTTATATGTAAACCAGTTAAATACTATAGTTGCTACATGTAATTTCTTTCACTAGACTCTAATGATTCTCACAgatgccatatatatatatatatatatatatatatatatatatatatatatatatatatatatatatatataggaaaaATAACACTTAGCTGTTAAAGACATCAGTCTTGTTTCTATAGTAACAATAAGTCCACTGGTAATATATAAGCAAGGCTCAATGTTGTGATCACTTGCTCAACATTCAGTCTGATCTTTTCAGttgtatttcatttataatttgTTATCACTGTTAAGAGAGGGTGCTCACTTCACCCCTTCTGTGATGAAATGTTTCAACTACAGGGAATCGTAAGTTGACTTACACGCACGCATGtacgcacgtgcacacacacacacacacacacacacacacacacatatatatatatatatattcataaccTCAGGCATCGCTGCCTTTGGAGAGAGGCcagaaataacacacacacacacacacacacacacacacacacacacacacacacatatatatatatatatatatatatatatatatatatatatatatatatatatatattcataaccTCAGGCATCGCTGCCTTTGGAGAGAGGCcagaaataacacacacacacacacacacacacacacacacatatatataatatagataaTATAGAGGTCTGAGAGAGAATGAATGCAGGAATGAAGGACTGTTCCCCTCCCTGGATCTCTGAAATAGACCCTCTCTGACCCAGACCAATCACATACCAGACATATCTGGCTCCATATTGCACAATGTGGACAATGCTTAGGGAAAAATGTTTCAGGGATTGGCATCGGCACGAGAAAGATTAAGTAAGAATGACTTCATCTTGGTCACAAaattgagagaaagagagcacacAAGCAAGAGAGACTTGGCTGTTATTTGGGGGCACAATGAGTTTTCCTTGCATCTACTCACCACTACCAGGACTCGGAAAGTTTTGCTGTCAAGACCCATCGTAATGAATTTTTCCATTACTCCTCCGTCTGTGGTAGGCTGTGGTCTGCAATTAATTCAGAAATGAAACGCAAAACCATTGTGGAAACAGTGGACACAAATATCCCATAGATATGCGATCTTGCACGAGACATTTCCAATAAACAAGGCCATCCTTAATATGAATCAGCAGCTTTACCTGTGATCTTTTTTTCCCACAAATTTCCCACAGCAAGGTATACAGCTGCTGCTTTTTGAGCAACACGTAGATGCTGGATACCCAAAGTCAGCATTTGTCAGTAGGTCTTCACTCAGAATAGATTCTGACAAAGTTCATGAGGACGTTTGACAATTTCTTATCTCAAATTGTTGTGTGAGAGGGAAATGGGCCTGGTATATCCTGGTGACCTCCATGGATGTTGGTATTTGCAAGagagtgtgtgcatctgtgtttaTCAGTCTGTTCATTGCCTTACATGTATCTGTCAGGCTGTGTACATTCCCAAGCCCTTACTACGTATTGTTGGAATGAAACATTGCTCCCACTCTTCGAGACTCAACTTCGAGGTTCACTGGCTGGCTGTCAGACAGGCATCTCGAGTGTCTCcagctgcactgtgtgtgtgtgtgtgtgtgtgtgtgtgtgtgtgtgtgtgtgtgtgtgtgtgtgtgtgtgtgtgtgtgtgtgtgtgtgttgcttgcGTAGCTCCACGTCAGCTATACTGCTACTGCTAGCTAGCAGCCTGTCTTCTTTGGCCGGCTGTTTGTCTGGTTGGCTCCAGAAGTCTCTCCCTCCACATGGAAGTTGTCCATGATAAGGGAAGAGAGAAGCTCTAACCAAGAGGGGTGATGCCTGCGTGGCTTAGAGAAAAAcagttgtttctttttattatatGACATTGCTTATCCTCAATCGAGGATTTCCTGGTTCGTGGCACAcagtctgcagtgttttaagctagagagacagacagatgagatGTTTCTGTGTTGTAATGCAGATAAAGTAAATTATTGTGAGAAAGGGGATTTCTTTATCTTAAGTGGTTTATCAAACAGTCAATCTATCAGTACCACTTTCAGCAATTCATCATTTAGGTGGGGAATTGCATGCAATCCAGGCTCACCTTCAGTATGTCATCAGTGGATAAAGGTCTAGGAGAGTTACGCTGCAGTTAGAAATGCTGCCTGTCTTTTTCCTGGAAAGCATCGAGGCGCACACACCTGCATTTGCCATTTAACAGATTGAGTCATACGCTGCCAACAGGCACATTTAAAACCTTCTTGATTCACTGGTATGTACAGTGGGTTTCAATGAGAGAACTGTAATTTCAGGGTAAGGTTTTTGAAGGGCTGTCAAATGTGCCTTTGTGTCACAGGGCAAGAATTACATTTTAGTGAGAGTGTGGTTAATGCTGAGGACTGATCAACATACAGAGTCACAGTGATCTgttttctcgcttaaaatgtttaaatgggaAATCATGAATTTGTCAGTCAGCTGTCAATAAATGTGCAACATGCAACAGCACAGAAACCCTATAGCTCCTGACCGATGCTTTAAATCTGGTGCCTAGAGGTCCTGTAAGCTCTATAAATGTCATGTCTGCAGAGGAACTGTATCACTCTGATAAGCTGGTCCCATGTCAAGTTATTATTAGCTTTCTCTGTGATAATCAGCAGCCAAAGGTGTAATCAATTATGTCAGAGCGTCTCTGTTATTTTTGGCCTCTCTCCAAAGGCAGCAATGCCTGAggttatgaatatatatatttatatatatatatatgatatatatatatatatatatatatatatatatatatacatgtatatatgtgtgtgtgtgtgtgtgtgtgtgtgcacacatgcgtgcgtgtgtgtaagtCAACTTACGATTCCCTATAGTTGAAACATTTCATCACAGAAGGGGTGAAGTGAGCACCCTCTCTTAACAGTGATAACAAATTATAAACGAAATACAACTGAAAAGATCAGACTGAATGTTGAGCAAGTGATCACAACATTGAGCCTTGCTTATATATTACCAGTGGACTTATTGTTACTATAGAAACAAGACTGATGTCTTTAACAGCTAAGTGTTATTTTTCCTTGAACTTTTTGCTACTTTGTTCTGCTGATGGGTTTGTAATACTGATGAACTTATTACAATTATAAATTAAAGATACATTACTTTGCATAAGCAACACAGTGATTGACAGAAAGCATGACCAGAGCCAGTAAGGTAGACATCTGCCTCtgaaaaagtataaaaacatatatcagtattttaaatatgtgtgtgtctacattATGTGTGTGAAAGAAAGGGATTAGGTGTCCCTGGCAGCAGAGCAGGACTCTCCTCCGAGAGCCGAAATGCTCATATATCACTGTTGTGTTATGTGAAAACAGTATAACACAAAACTGCATGGTGGCCAAACAAGTCTCTCTTGGTTCACTTAAACGTTATCATTTGAGAGAAGCAAGGTTTTCACCTGGGGGTGATGTCATTTCACTTTGACCTCTGAAATGTGAGAACAAGGAAGTGCTCTGAACTGGCTTGTTTCAACTGCTGCATGTCAGTTTGAGACACTGCACTTGTACTGAATAAATGTAATCTGGATTGTTATAGGATATAATAGTGTTTTGGAATCATTTTATGTCCAATCTTAGAGGTTACAAGTTAGTCACAAAATGACCAGAGTGACTGGTCTAGCAGATCTGGTTACATCAATCACatattattttctgtctttagtGCCACATACATCTTTTGCGCACAGTCTGACCGGGTGCCCATCCATCTTTACTGGCCTCGTTTCCTCTTTCATGTCACTGACTACAAAGTGCTTCAGACTCATTCCCAATGCTAATTTGTTCACAGCTGTTATCCTGCTTGTCATCAGAGATGAATGGGATTCAACAGGAGCTGAGGGCAATGGAAAGAACATACACACTGCAAGGTAAGATGCCAaatccacatgcacacacaaggaATAATTTACAGGTATTAAGAGGTTTCAGCTTTGGAATTTTTCCCACATGCTTTCTCTTGCCAAAGCCGTTAAATTtaacaagacttttttttatgagacaCTGAAAGGGATATATGCATAGGCTATATATTAAGTCACCAACTGGGCTTATTTAGGTTTACCAACAATTTCTTATTAGAAAGTACCAGGTCAGTTCTTGTGCTACTTATTTGTAAGAAGCCACGtggcaaaacatttcaaaaatctTCTAATGGAAAGTGAACTTTTCTCCGAGAAGAACTATCCATGTTTGCTTGTAGGGAAGCAGCAGGCAGGATGATCTGAGCTCCAGCTCAGCTGGCGGTTGAATAACAGCGGAGCCAGATTGTTTCTTTTTATCCAAATATCCACACTTCAACTGCTTCCCAGAAAAACTCATTTATGCCTCTGCCTGACAGAAGCTTTTCAGATCCAAATGGTTGTTTTCTTCAAAAATATTCTCTCAGGTTTTGCCCATTGAAATAGGCTTCCCAGCACTTTATTAAGGTGTTACAATGTCCCTGTGTTGTTCACATTTATTATGGTCACTCACGTCTGGCTAATAAAGCAGCTGTTAGCAGCAAAGTAAAAGTTTCCTTATGCTGAAATTGCAAAGGTCAAACCTGTGACATgtcaataaggtacacaaagcACAACATGGCACACTCGTGCAACTGTTTTGTAACGATTGTCACAATGTTTACCTAGCCTATTTTTTTGCACCTTTAGTTTATATtacataatattaaaaaaaaagacctaaaGAGCACAATGAACGTCACCGCCTCATTCTGCAGCATCATGTACGAGAAATGGCATAAGGAATGAGAGCAGACACAGATTCCTAGCAGGTCACATAAGAACACTCCATTCCCTGGCAAAGATGTGGACATTTGGAGCTTTTTTTTGtagagtttggtttttgtttgttttcccctGGCTCTCTGGACAGCCTTGGGTATGGTTGTGTGTATTGGCTGAGGCCCTTGGTTCAACATTAAGGACATGTTCTCATGTGCTGTTTCTGAAGCGAACACTCAGTGCTGTTGACAGTGCTCTTTGGGGGAGGCTATTTCACAGGTCTGGTGAAATATGTCAAAAGTAGCCTCAAGAATGTTGATTTTCTCTGGGTAATTTTACCATCACTGTGAACGATTTTTCTGTTGCTTAGTAAAACGCCATAATTATCcctcagtctgcagctgccataTTTGTGTCCATCTCAGGGCTATAGATCGAAATAGAGATCTAGACTGATTTCTATTCGACACCTGCAGGAGGTGGTGAGAGTTAAAATTAGAGTGAAACGTCACGCTTTGCACCAAATTAAGCTGAAAGCAACAACAGCTCATAGGTTGAGGTTTTGTTACAAGAAACACTCAAACTATATATATGATTCCTGAAAACAGagtaaaagagagaaacaaataTAAACTAATTTCTATTAGAGCTGGTCCGAAAACCCCCACAAGTTGACCTCCAAGATCTCTCCACTTCAAGAATTAGCCACAGTTTCATGTGACAAAGGCAACAGTATGGAGGGGGAAAACAGCTGTTttaattaaaggtcctatgacatgctgcttcttggatgcttttatataggccttagtggtcccctaatactgaatctgaagtctctttcctgaaattcagccttggtgcagaattacagccactagagccagtcccacaatgagctttccttaggaggtgccatttctgtgtctgtagctttaaatgctattgaggaggagacagggggggcaaggtggagggtgggggtgtggccttgaccaactgccaggcttcgctcatttgaaagccatgatgtctcatgtgcgggccaaattctctgggcgggcaaagcagagaaaggggaagtaaccttcctccttatgacctcataaggaggaagattccagatcggcccatctgagctttcattttctcaaaggcagagcagaatacccagggctcggtttacacctatcgccatttctagccactgggggactcatattaatgttaaaaaacctcataaagtgaaattttcatgccatgggacctttaccAAGGGGGGAAAGCACAGAATGTGTTTTTGATTGAGCAAAGCAAACATTTATCTGGATATTTTTGTGGCTCACCAGTGAGCGTCATAGTGATGAAGTCATAGGTTTGGACAGCTGGGCCTCAGGGTAGAAGAGAGGATGTGGCGAGATTAGAAGAGACTGATTAACAGAAAACAGACTGGACGAAGTGGaatctccctccatctcttaaTTTCCTATTCTTATCCCACTCTTCTCTTCATGCCTCAATCCCGGGCCTCaactctccttcctcttcttgttTTCCTtcagggaagaaaaaaaggacagagTGCATTGTTTGAGTGTTTTCCTTGGTGCTTACATCGACTGTAATATCAAACAACATTCACATGGAGATCAAGGGACTAAACTTGGAATCTGTTTTGTCTCATTATAAAGTCGTCTTGAACCAGGGGTTTTCTCGTAAGACAACATGCGCTGTGCGGGTGTCTGGTTTTGTTAAGTTTGAGCTGTAATTCTTCCGCTCTTCATCCCACTAAGAGCCTTTGTTTTCaccatgtgcacacacacagatgtgtgaTGATTGGCAGGGTGACAGAGTGTTGTCTTTCTTATCGGCAATGGTGTTACAGTAAATGCTCACGTGATTTCAGGGAAGAGttgtttattgtttaatttgttcacCGATGTAAAGATAGATGAATAGATCGGTCAGAGGGAGTGGCCCTTGATGAAAACATGTTTCCCACAACTCAACCTTTATTCTGATTCAGAGATGAACTCTTAAACTTCACCCTTTTCTTCACCCCAGATGTAACGCACATCTGACTTTAACTGTCAATGAATTATATACTCATTGATCAACAGCAAATTCACCCAGAGCACGATCTTCAGTCTTTTTTAGACTGGTTCCTGGTGGTCTGGAGAGGCAGCCTGATGTGAGGAGTGAGTAATGCTGACTGGGCAGCAGTCTCTGCGTGGTACAGCAGTAGGCtaccagatgtgtgtgtgtctgcatcacTGATTGTtccactaaacacacacacacacacacacacacacacacacacacacacacacacacacacacacacacacacacacacattgcttaACTTGCAGGTTTTACGAGATCTTAAAACTAGGAAATGTATTTGATCCTGCTTTTTTAACCGAGATGAAAGTGCTGACCTCGTCTTGTTGTTACACACAATTGGCTCATGTATTTAATGACAACAAGTAAATTAGATTGGCAGAGTTAACTTTGGGGATTTACATCAACTTCCTGAGACTGGTGTTACAGGCAGAGTACGTTTTCTGTAAATCTTCCTAGGCAAGTAAACACAGCAGCCATGAAGTTTCACATCCACTGGCGGTAACTGATGATGAAAATGTCCTTTTGTTAAGTGATGAAAGTGATTTTTCCCCTCTTGAACtgttttatttgaacatttttagAGGCCCGAAGAGACAAAACGGTCCATTATTTCACACAAAAGAGTACAAAATAGAAAagtttgagaaaagaacataTGTTTGTGTAGTAGAACGAAGATGTTTCTTATTCCCTAGCCAGGTAATCCTCATATGACCCCAACTTCTAGTGTGCGTCCTGATCCCCATGTTGGAAACATCTGCTGTAAACTATAGAGACTGTTCTTGTTTGAACAATAATGCCTAACATGTAACATTTCTTCactgactaactgactgactaTGCTTCTGCTGACATTCTTGGACATATTTATTATGCTTTACAGTCTGACTCAGATATAGCTATAGATATAGACAGATGCTGCTGTAATGGAAGTTTCTGGTCCAGCAGGGGTAGAGGTTTCAAAGTTTAGTGAATGTAACAAATAAGACCAAGGAGAACTGAACCAAGTTAGGGTTTTCGTATTTATTAgaatatatttgcaaatataggaaGAATAACAGAGTCACAAAAGCACAAGCAGCTCAGTGAGTACCGATTCTTCAAATGAGTCAAGGAAACACTGAGCTTAAATGCACATAGGGAAAAGGGGAGTGACAATTCAAACATGATCTACCTACAACAATggtttacattttcatacagaCAGTGTCCAGATAATGTTAACAGGTTATAGGTTAACATGCACATAAAGATAAAGATCTTGTCAGATACCTTTCTAAATCT
Above is a window of Sander vitreus isolate 19-12246 chromosome 14, sanVit1, whole genome shotgun sequence DNA encoding:
- the abitram gene encoding protein Abitram; translated protein: MDCVEQKDTEATAPSVIDRYYTRWFRADMKGKPCEDHCILQHSNRLCVVTLAETHPILQNGRAIKSINYQISNCCSRLNNKVSGKSKRGGQFVTDFAPLCRITCMDETEYTIYSCIRGRLLEVNESILETPTLLLEKPFTEGYIAVILPKFEESKSITENLLSREEFESVVSKRTVAQSQPS